From Campylobacter peloridis LMG 23910, the proteins below share one genomic window:
- a CDS encoding site-specific recombinase/resolvase, giving the protein MVIAYVRISTAKQDSEVQKLQIYEYCIKNKINIDEVMEVEMSSRKSLEKRRMNELKDKLNEGDLLICTELSRLGRSMLEVITLILELSEKGVQFVFLRQPELSSFNNPSQKLLLSFYAYVSETERDFISQRTKAGLANARKNGKNIGRPTNSFNSMYDKDEDLIKELISKKITLRNIWKFLGEKGTYNNFHYFCKRRKLT; this is encoded by the coding sequence ATGGTAATAGCATATGTAAGAATTAGTACAGCAAAACAAGACTCAGAAGTCCAAAAACTCCAAATATATGAATATTGTATAAAAAACAAAATTAATATTGATGAAGTTATGGAAGTTGAAATGAGTTCAAGAAAAAGTTTAGAAAAAAGGCGTATGAATGAATTAAAAGATAAACTCAATGAAGGTGATTTATTAATTTGCACAGAACTTTCAAGATTAGGAAGAAGTATGCTTGAAGTTATTACATTAATATTAGAACTTTCTGAAAAGGGTGTGCAATTTGTTTTTTTACGACAACCTGAATTAAGTTCATTTAACAATCCTTCTCAAAAATTACTCCTTTCTTTCTACGCTTATGTTTCAGAAACAGAGAGAGACTTTATCTCACAAAGAACAAAAGCAGGACTTGCTAATGCACGCAAAAATGGAAAAAATATAGGTCGTCCTACAAATAGTTTTAATAGTATGTATGATAAAGATGAAGATCTAATAAAAGAGCTTATATCTAAAAAAATAACCTTACGCAATATTTGGAAATTTTTAGGCGAAAAAGGAACTTACAATAACTTTCATTATTTTTGCAAAAGAAGAAAATTGACATAA
- a CDS encoding plasmid partitioning protein — protein MIISICNEKGGSGKSTLAVNLAIKAAESKKVLLCDSDPQKSVMTFVNIRMEEGINRTFSVVSKVGESLKDFIQKEKNKNEYDLIIIDTGGRDSKEMRIALGFSDVVIIPTIPSQFDVSVLDKMFTIIKMAKELNRDLQTFVLINKSSPNPFLNKKIEDLRAYIKEQEDDNIKLLDNIICEREKYKTCIQMGLGISETEINSNNKALEEFNTFYNELINKIKG, from the coding sequence AAGGCAGCTGAGAGTAAAAAGGTTTTATTGTGTGATAGCGATCCACAAAAATCTGTTATGACTTTTGTCAATATTAGAATGGAAGAAGGTATTAATAGAACATTCTCTGTTGTATCTAAAGTTGGCGAATCTTTAAAAGATTTTATACAAAAAGAAAAAAATAAAAATGAGTATGATTTAATTATTATTGATACTGGTGGTAGAGACTCAAAAGAAATGAGAATAGCATTAGGTTTTTCAGATGTTGTAATTATTCCTACAATCCCAAGTCAATTTGATGTTAGTGTTTTAGATAAAATGTTTACAATTATTAAAATGGCAAAGGAATTAAATAGAGATCTACAAACATTTGTTTTAATCAATAAAAGCTCTCCAAATCCTTTTTTAAATAAAAAGATTGAAGATTTAAGAGCCTATATTAAAGAGCAAGAAGATGACAATATTAAACTTTTAGATAATATTATCTGTGAAAGAGAAAAATATAAAACTTGCATTCAAATGGGTTTAGGAATTAGTGAAACAGAAATTAATTCTAACAATAAAGCTTTAGAAGAATTTAATACTTTCTATAATGAATTAATAAATAAAATCAAAGGATAA